The proteins below come from a single Chrysoperla carnea chromosome 1, inChrCarn1.1, whole genome shotgun sequence genomic window:
- the LOC123295600 gene encoding centromere-associated protein E-like codes for MSKDGQDDKNVNNNQIQLNDNNSSNNQGQKENTSTNNDAITPEAVTSPSNANISGEQNTSQINSEYDKVLGEEGTANDPVGVEQNEINNKKEQSSLGTNIGDTQDKAESVNANKDSTEPDKQNADSIDKDLKQLLSRIYKGEPTQKLEDDQVKNVLGDIKAQMASATNNYAELGRLAGALASLAASTNNPELLATIKSMLNAVESREETAKEVIRNDATSDNLEAQEHPDPEMIYNDPNSLTEEQKRLARGQYRSTEEKEQLEREACQDIDFAKRTHELHRDLNHAIEHEHEQLNIIAQKIEVEQNLEGKDELLQKKQQYETNISLYKERLEQHINPAIAELDLEREKLLKVVETHPDLVKERIRTHFKGNITRYQEIESLKGETKAIKEMEQLIKKAGLEKELNVKSNVAVDLSQSPVPTTLPSPSNVPYNSKRHNIFEETLNIRSTYKSGGIPKENLKDIMSHYAERRKCEADEAYKTDVILREISDNAKKDSTWDLFLNFVIGVKETAFYVT; via the exons ATGAGTAAAGATGGACAAGacgataaaaatgtaaataataaccaAATACAACTGAATGATAATAACAGCAGTAATAATCAGGGCCAAAAAGAAAATACTAGTACTAATAACGATGCTATAACACCAGAGGCAGTTACCTCACCATCAAACGCTAATATATCAGGTGAGCAAAATACTTCTCAGATAAATAGTGAATATGATAAAGTTTTGGGGGAAGAAGGCACAGCAAATGATCCTGTCGGGGTTGAGCAgaacgaaataaataataaaaaggaacAGTCATCACTGGGTACTAATATAGGCGATACTCAAGATAAGGCAGAAAGTGTTAATGCGAATAAAGATTCTACAGAACCTGATAAGCAAAATGCAGATAGTATAGATAAGGACCTAAAACAGCTATTATCTAGAATATATAAAGGAGAGCCTACacaaaaattagaagatgatcaAGTGAAGAATGTGCTTGGTGACATTAAAGCGCAAATGGCATCTGCTACTAACAATTATGCAGAGTTAGGTAGATTAGCTGGTGCATTAGCTTCCCTAGCTGCAAGTACGAATAATCCTGAGTTATTGGCAACAATTAAATCTATGTTAAATGCGGTGGAAAGTAGAGAGGAAACGGCTAAGGAGGTTATTCGTAATGACGCTACTTCAGATAATCTAGAAGCACAAGAGCATCCAGATCCTGAGATG ATTTATAATGATCCTAATTCTTTAACGGAAGAGCAAAAAAGATTAGCCCGTGGACAGTATCGTAGTACAGAAGAGAAAGAGCAGCTCGAAAGAGAAGCGTGTCaagatattgattttgctaAAAGAACACATGAATTACATAGAGATTTAAATCATGCAATTGAACATGAACATGAACAACTTAATATAATAGCACAAAAGATAGAAGTTGAGCAAAATCTCGAAGGCAAAGATGAATTGCTACAAAAGAAACAACAATATGAAACAAACATCAGTTTATACAAAGAAAGATTAGAGCAACATATAAATCCAGCTATAGCAGAATTGGATTTAGAAAGGGAGAAACTGTTAAAAGTAGTTGAAACACATCCTGATTTAGTCAAAGAGCGTATTAGAACCCATTTTAAAGGAAATATCACGCGATATCAAGAAATAGAGAGTTTAAAAGGTGAAACAAAAGCCATAAAAGAAATGGAGCAATTGATTAAAAAGGCAGGTCTTGAAAAAGAgctaaatgtaaaaagtaatgtTGCAGTAGATTTATCGCAATCACCAGTGCCTACTACATTACCATCTCCATCTAATGTCCCGTATAACAGTAAACGACATAACATATTTGAAGAAACACTTAATATAAGAAGTACATATAAATCAGGAGGTATACCAAaagaa AATTTAAAAGATATAATGTCGCATTATGCGGAGCGTAGAAAATGTGAGGCAGATGAAGCATATAAAACTGATGTAATTCTAAGAGAAATATCAGATAATGCAAAGAAAGATTCCACTtgggatttatttttaaattttgttataggcgTAAAAGAGACGGCATTTTATGTTACTTAG
- the LOC123295590 gene encoding gamma carbonic anhydrase 2, mitochondrial-like: MILPYKGIKPNINKTAYIAPSSSIIGNVKIGSNSSIWFNTVLRGDVESIKIGDNTNVQDGSVIHTSRFNGPVEIGNNITIGHLSLIHACIICNNAFIGMSSTIMDYAVIEEYAFVAAGSLVPPKKIIKSKELWMGRPAKFVRYLTDQELEEMQDNVRNYVELTNIYSSNK; this comes from the coding sequence atgattcttCCTTATAAAGGAATTAaaccaaatattaataaaactgcTTATATTGCTCCAAGTAGTTCTATAATAGGTAATGTTAAGATCGGAAGTAATTCAAGCATTTGGTTTAACACTGTTTTAAGAGGAGATGTTGAATCAATAAAGATAGGGGATAATACTAACGTACAAGACGGCAGCGTAATTCATACTTCAAGGTTTAATGGTCCTGTAGAAATAGGCAATAACATAACTATTGGTCATTTATCGCTTATTCATGCTTGTATTATCTGCAATAATGCCTTTATTGGTATGAGTAGCACAATAATGGACTATGCAGTAATAGAAGAATATGCTTTTGTTGCTGCAGGAAGCCTTGTACctcctaaaaaaataattaaatctaaaGAATTATGGATGGGTCGCCCTgcaaaattcgttagatattTAACAGATCAAGAGCTAGAAGAGATGCAAGATAATGTAAGAAATTACGTAGAACTTACTAATAtttatagctctaataaataa
- the LOC123295617 gene encoding tyrosine recombinase XerC-like gives MTETVIRTPVRLKAKQIAKSLKQEYPDYDYLRELFRHLRNELKIEVTHRDKKLPYVPTEQEMHKYYSVVWQSRNMKHVVIIKTLLYTGARVSELLKIKLTDIDIDRCQIRIIEGKGKKDRIVPFPNNFKEILALHIDGMNKIGAKYLFESSWKKPYTDRGIRKILMQYTKEAGIEESISPHKLRHFLFTWLKKQGVEDALIQPYSGHESRQSLEIYSKLSIGDAQKEYDNVIQKFPI, from the coding sequence ATGACAGAAACAGTTATTCGCACCCCTGTCAGATTGAAAGCTAAACAAATTGCTAAATCTTTAAAGCAAGAATACCCTGACTATGATTATTTAAGAGAATTATTTCGTCATTTgcgtaatgaattaaaaatagaagTAACCCATCGTGATAAGAAACTACCTTACGTCCCAACTGAACAAgaaatgcataaatattattccgTTGTTTGGCAATCACGAAACATGAAGCATGTAGTAATTATTAAGACCTTATTATATACTGGCGCTAGAGTTAGtgaattactaaaaattaaattaactgatATTGATATAGATAGATGTCAAATTCGTATTATTGAAGGAAAAGGTAAAAAAGACAGAATAGTTCCGTTTCCTAATAATTTCAAGGAAATATTAGCCCTTCATATAGATGGAATGAATAAAATAGGGGCAAAATATCTGTTTGAATCATCTTGGAAAAAACCATATACTGATAGAGGAATTAGAAAAATACTAATGCAATACACAAAAGAAGCTGGTATAGAAGAATCCATTTCCCCACATAAAttaagacattttttatttacttggcTAAAGAAGCAAGGAGTAGAAGATGCTTTAATTCAGCCATATTCAGGGCATGAATCCAGGCAATCTTTAGAGATATATTCTAAATTATCTATAGGTGACGCTCAAAAAGAATATGATAACGTAATTCAGAAATTTCCTATTTAA